Proteins encoded by one window of Halorubrum ruber:
- a CDS encoding FkbM family methyltransferase: MSHNPGPETEPTTKLRVQSFIERATRLWEDLRYKQHRLRSDTYRVAVGEAEADLYALSKSEYLDFARLPERGILEELLSDLRPDDIFYDLGANLGLYACLAADVLDTTIVAFEPHPKNADRLARNAELNGSKVAVHRVALAASSGSAQMKLSPGFGPDNLGSAGHTLLTEYYEEESESVPVTKLRGDEFVAEERAPPPTALKIDVEGTEMDVLQGLDSTLSRPECRLVYCEVHEDRLDSQGYSVSDVSDFLASRGFSVERRSIDGYQSFIRAEKV, encoded by the coding sequence ATGAGTCACAATCCCGGGCCGGAGACCGAACCGACGACGAAGCTCCGTGTTCAATCGTTCATCGAACGCGCCACGCGGCTGTGGGAGGACCTCAGGTACAAACAGCACCGGCTCCGGAGCGACACCTACCGAGTGGCGGTCGGCGAGGCGGAGGCGGACCTCTACGCGCTGTCGAAAAGCGAATACCTCGACTTCGCGCGGCTCCCGGAGCGGGGCATCCTCGAAGAGCTGCTCTCGGATCTGCGGCCCGACGACATCTTCTACGACCTCGGTGCGAACCTCGGGCTGTACGCCTGTCTCGCCGCTGACGTCCTCGACACGACGATCGTGGCGTTCGAACCCCATCCGAAGAACGCCGACCGGCTCGCACGGAACGCCGAACTGAACGGGTCGAAGGTCGCCGTTCATCGCGTCGCCCTGGCCGCCTCGTCGGGAAGCGCACAGATGAAGCTCTCGCCCGGGTTCGGACCCGATAACCTCGGGTCCGCCGGGCACACGCTCCTCACGGAGTACTACGAGGAGGAGTCCGAATCGGTCCCGGTCACGAAGCTGCGAGGCGACGAGTTCGTCGCCGAGGAGCGCGCACCGCCGCCGACCGCGTTGAAGATAGACGTCGAAGGAACGGAGATGGACGTCCTACAGGGCCTCGACTCGACCCTGTCGCGCCCCGAGTGTCGGCTCGTCTACTGCGAGGTCCACGAGGACCGGCTCGACTCTCAGGGGTACTCCGTCTCCGACGTGTCAGACTTTCTCGCATCCCGCGGCTTCTCCGTCGAGAGGCGTTCGATCGACGGCTATCAGTCGTTCATCCGCGCGGAAAAGGTCTGA